From the Dama dama isolate Ldn47 chromosome 30, ASM3311817v1, whole genome shotgun sequence genome, the window aacccactccagtactcttgcctggaaaatcccatggacggaggaccctggtgggctgcagtccatggggtcgctaagagttggacatgactgagtgacttccctttcgcttttcactttcatgcattggagaaggaaatggcaacccactccagtgttcttgcctggagaatcccagggacgggggagcctggtgggctgccgtctatggggtcgcacagagtcggacacgactgaagcgacttagcagcagcagcagcagcaacagcatatgAGCTAAAATTATGAAACTCAGAAGAAAATGCAGAAGTAAATTTTGAGACCTTAGATTAGGTAATTTTTGTTTAAGTTATGAAGccaaaagcataagcaacaaaagaaaaaaaacgaaTAAATGGGACTTCATCTAAAGTAAAAAGTTTTGTGCTACAAGTGATAgtgtcaagaaaatgaaaagaaaacccacagaatgggagaaaatatttgcaaattatatttcaaatatagGACCTGTATTTCAAATATATGGATAAACTCATAAGTTAATAATAAGAAGAGAAATAACCCAATTaacaaatgggcaaaggatatgaataaatatttctccaaggAATATACAAAAGGCCAATCAACAAGCATGTGAGAAGAGTTTGATATTatcagtcatcaggaaaatggaaATGAGATACTACGTCACACCTACGGGGAGGGCTTTAATGAAACAGATGAGAGGTATTAGCAAAgttgtagagaaattggaacccttatacATTACTGGTGAgactgtaaaatggtacagctgcttaggaaaacattttgacagttcctcaaaattTCAAACACAGAGTTGCCATTTAGTTCAGTAATTTCTATCTTAGACAAATGAAACTGTGTGTCCCCACAAAAATTTGTACATGAATCTTTATAGCAACATCATAATAACTAAAAAATGGAATCAACACAAATTTCCATCACCTGTTGCATGGATAAATACAATGTAGTTGTGATCTGGTACAGTTACATGGCTGAGCCATGGCATCCAGATATTTGATCAGAGATTACTCTGGATGTTTCTgtgtaggtatttttttttttttttttttttttcaacttcataTGTAAGTGTTTATTTCAGAAATTAGATGCAATATGCCATTTCAACAAATatctaatttaaaatatgaactcTTGAATACACACATTGAGCAAACATGAGATTTCTCCAGATACCTAACCTTGTATGTATATTCTGTATGATTACTCACCACAAAAAATTAACTGATAGGCTTTAACATTTACCTATACAAGTCCTATTATGGAAAAATTTGAAGTTGagaatcatttaaaatgaaataagacacTGTTACAATAACATCTCTTAATAGCAATGACTATTATTTCTAAATAcacaattaatttatttaattaaattgatTTGCTAGATAAGCCACTTTACTTGATAAACCAATTAAATAAACTAAAAGTTTATTCAGAAATACACAGGCATAACTCAGAAATAGTGCATGTTCGGTTCCAGACCAGTTCAATAAGGCAAATGTCACAACAAAGAGAGTCAAATTTTTTGGTTTTCTAGTGCatctaatggagaaggcaatggcaccccactccagtactcttgcctggaaaatcccatggacggaggagcctggtaggctgcagtccatggggtcgccaagagtcggacacgactgagcgacttcactttcacttttcactttcatacattggagaaggaaatggcaacccactccagtgttcttgcctggagaatcccagggacagtggagcctggtgggctgccgtccatggggtcacacagagtcggacacgacctagcagcagcagcagtgcatcTAAAAGATGACACTATACTGTCATCTACTAAGTGTGCAATAGTGCAATACGTCTCAAaacatcttgttgttgttgtttagtcgctaagtcatgtttgactccttgagatcccatggactgcagcatgccaggcctccccgtcctttactatctcctggagcttactcaaacacatTCATCgcgtcggtgattccatccaaccacctcattctctgccgcccccttctcctcctgccctcaatctttcccagcatcagggtcttttccaatgaggcggctcttcacatcaggtggccaaagtgtatctaccttaattaaaaaatattttattgctaaaaaatgctaaacaTCACCTGACAATACAGGGTTGTCACAAATCttctaattgtttaaaaaaaaaaaaaaaagtaaaacagtaaAAGTAGGTATGCCTATAGTCACTGCTATTAATGTTAGGCTCTTGATAACAGTGATGAAATCAAAGGGAAGCGATTCAGTAGATGAACCTGGCATATTTTCTGAGGATACCGAGTACTGCTGGCATTTACAGCAATAAGAACACTTCCAAGTTGTCCAATTTCACTTTCTCACCAGAAATAAAAGTCAGGGTTATTACATCACTGAACAAATGGTCACCTACGTTACTGATTTGTTCCTGAGTCCTCTTGAGCCTCTGTAGTTCAGGAGTGTCTGTAACGATGCTGAAGCCCCTCCCTTTGCTTTCTTCAAAATCTCTTTTGTACTTGACCTGACTCTGCAATTCACTTTGCTGCTTCAGACGAAGGTTTTCAGGTGTATCTGCCACCGTGGTGAAggactgctttgggtagtgtgCATTACAATAGGGCTTCTTTTCATAGCCTTTGTAGTTGTTCATGTTGAGAGCCATCTTGCAGACTTCACAATGGAAACATCCTTTATGCCAATACTTATCCAGGCAGTTGACTTTCTCGGTGGGATACACGACTTTCCCGCAGCGGGCGCACTGGGGGTTCATTGTCGCGGTTCCCGGGGGCGGCGgctgggcggcggcggcggcggctggggGCTCCGAGGAGCCGCTGTGACATCCCCCG encodes:
- the LOC133049487 gene encoding LIM zinc-binding domain-containing Nebulette-like, whose translation is MNPQCARCGKVVYPTEKVNCLDKYWHKGCFHCEVCKMALNMNNYKGYEKKPYCNAHYPKQSFTTVADTPENLRLKQQSELQSQVKYKRDFEESKGRGFSIVTDTPELQRLKRTQEQISNVGDHLFSDVITLTFISGEKVKLDNLEVFLLL